The following coding sequences lie in one Oncorhynchus kisutch isolate 150728-3 linkage group LG17, Okis_V2, whole genome shotgun sequence genomic window:
- the dazl gene encoding deleted in azoospermia-like isoform X1 encodes MDIQKQRDGFQTSLNLKLSNGYILPEGRMTPNTLFVGGIDMKVDENEIRDFFARFGAVKEVKIITYRGGICKGYGFVYFNEDVDIQTIVDQQISFKGRKLKLGPAIMKERSSRSMPSHLVGQVPWMSPSQYIYCTCCSPVGVAQPSPVLNGGNPYIQPYSYNGLQGVMMPQMPMSYSQTAYAYQYASPHWTGEQRTRLVNQNFVDCGVQTLLTLL; translated from the exons ATG GATATtcagaaacagagagatggaTTTCAGACATCCCTAAATTTGAAGCTGTCAAATGGTTATATTTTACCTGAAGGTAGAATGACACCAAACACACTTTTTGTTGGAGGAATCGACATGAAG GTGGATGAGAATGAAATCCGGGACTTCTTTGCGAGATTTGGTGCAGTGAAGGAAGTGAAAATCATCACTTACCGTGGCGGCATCTGTAAAGG ATATGGATTTGTTTACTTCAATGAAGATGTCGACATCCAAACCATCGTTGAC CAACAGATAAGTTTTAAAGGGCGGAAACTGAAGCTGGGTCCAGCAATCATGAAGGAAAGGAGCTCAC GTTCCATGCCGTCTCACCTGGTTGGTCAGGTCCCCTGGATGAGCCCCTCCCAGTACATCTACTGCACCTGCTGCTCTCCTGTGGGCGTGGCTCAGCCCTCACCTGTACTCAACGGGGGCAATCCCTACATCCAG CCTTACTCGTATAACGGCCTTCAAGGAGTCATGATGCCACAGATGCCCATGAGCTACTCACAAACCGCCTACGCGTACCAG TACGCCTCACCACACTGGACCGGGGAGCAGAGGACACGGCTTGTCAACCAG AACTTTGTGGACTGTGGAGTCCAGACTCTGCTGACTCTGCTGTAG
- the dazl gene encoding deleted in azoospermia-like isoform X2, whose translation MTPNTLFVGGIDMKVDENEIRDFFARFGAVKEVKIITYRGGICKGYGFVYFNEDVDIQTIVDQQISFKGRKLKLGPAIMKERSSRSMPSHLVGQVPWMSPSQYIYCTCCSPVGVAQPSPVLNGGNPYIQPYSYNGLQGVMMPQMPMSYSQTAYAYQYASPHWTGEQRTRLVNQNFVDCGVQTLLTLL comes from the exons ATGACACCAAACACACTTTTTGTTGGAGGAATCGACATGAAG GTGGATGAGAATGAAATCCGGGACTTCTTTGCGAGATTTGGTGCAGTGAAGGAAGTGAAAATCATCACTTACCGTGGCGGCATCTGTAAAGG ATATGGATTTGTTTACTTCAATGAAGATGTCGACATCCAAACCATCGTTGAC CAACAGATAAGTTTTAAAGGGCGGAAACTGAAGCTGGGTCCAGCAATCATGAAGGAAAGGAGCTCAC GTTCCATGCCGTCTCACCTGGTTGGTCAGGTCCCCTGGATGAGCCCCTCCCAGTACATCTACTGCACCTGCTGCTCTCCTGTGGGCGTGGCTCAGCCCTCACCTGTACTCAACGGGGGCAATCCCTACATCCAG CCTTACTCGTATAACGGCCTTCAAGGAGTCATGATGCCACAGATGCCCATGAGCTACTCACAAACCGCCTACGCGTACCAG TACGCCTCACCACACTGGACCGGGGAGCAGAGGACACGGCTTGTCAACCAG AACTTTGTGGACTGTGGAGTCCAGACTCTGCTGACTCTGCTGTAG